The sequence ATAATTGGTCTATCACATTAAGGAACGTAATTGTTACCCaggaatgatttgatattgagataaaaccggctgcattggacctttaaagtaTTACTGACGGCACGCACCGGCTTGTAAAACGATTGCACCCAAAGATGGCCCCTGATTGGCTCACCTACTTTCTGTTTCAGAATTTGATTGGTGTGAGGCTTAACGCCTAAGTAATATGCCCATtccattggttggttggttggttggagtTAACCAATGTTCAAGGTTGTCTTCTTGCTGTTTCATCCCACTGTCAagtctgctagctagctacctctgGAGCATCCTTCTGGGGCTCATTGTTCTAAGGATTAGTATTAAAGATTATTACTAAGAATGAGAAGAGTTACTGTTTTTGTGAACGGGACGTCCAAAAATGGCAAGGTGCGTACAGTTAGCTTAGCTgttgagctaacgttagctagactagctagctagctaatttaataCAGCCTCATCTTCGACGCAACTAAGCCACTAACAGCCAAATGTCCAAACAAACTGGGTTTAGTTGCATCGAAGTTATGCGGCCCATAATttgtgtagctagctaacgtcagtggtggaaaaagtacccaattgtcatacttgagtaaaagtaaagataccttaatagaaaacgactcaagttagtcacccagtaaaatactacttgaataaaagtcaAAGTACTTtgttttaaacatacttaagtatcaaaagtgaaagtaTGAAACATAAAAGGACCTTATTTTACATATCAgcaagaaataaaaataaaaggttTAATTAATACCTTGATAGGGTTACTGTTCCCACACTGAATATCTCATGTTGCAGCGCTTGTTTGCGGAAAACAGACAGAAGACAAGAGGTtaccacctgtgctaattaagcaataaggggtggtgtgtgtgtgggtgggggggtatATGGCAATATAGCACGGTTACGCTGTTCTCATGCGCAAcggggagtgcctggatacagcccttagccatgatatgttggccatataccacaaaccccagatgtgccattgctattataaactggttaccaacgtaattagagcagtataaagaaatgttttgacaTACCCGTGGAATACGGTCTGATGTacaacggctgtcagccaatcagcgttcagggcttgaaccacctaGTTCATAATTAGCTATATAACATGCACTAAACACCTATGTCTAAGCGTAACTCGGGAAGTGTAGTTACTGTGCAAAACTGCcacagtaagtgtatatttttttatctgaAGGATTCTTTCCCGCTGATGAAAGATATGTTTCGAAAGCCGTTTCGCAAGCGATGATTATTGACCTTTCTAAACCCTAAAACACAGCATCGGGATTGTAGTTCACATAAGCCAGTCGTGGGCGAAGCTAATGGCTGAAAACTGTAGGGAGAAggtagggagaaggcagaatgcCACCTAGAATTTTCTCTCGAATGCCAAACTCTTCATTTAGACAGTGCCACATTTTAATTTGTTCCAAAATCAAAATGAAAGGAAGTTGtcttgcaaattcagcaggctCTGACTTTTAGAAGTTCCGGcttttattttattacttattATTATAGTTAATGCCGTCTTTGGTGTGCTTTGCACAAGCATCTTTTTCCCCAaacctatttattttttattgagtCATACATAAAGTGTTAGTGTGAAGTTTAcaaaatgtgtaatgtgatatatTTTAACATGACTATTTTTAACACACATGtttattaataaaatatttcatccATTGTCTAcctcaaatgaaggggatgatgacTCTTTGCAAGATggagggaatctgatttcattggtccttAACTCGCGGCTCAGTAATTTCATTCAATTTCATTCAGAGTAAGTGGAGTTAGGCTGCCAcagagcaggttagttctgaaggattcgttACGATAGAAATTTACCTGACCaaaaaggtgagccactttcgtATGACCAGTTATCCCaagttgaactcagagttgactAAAGTTAAGTCGCTAACTCCTGGCAGTCTTGGTGGATTTGAACtttgttgttgttatctgtctatAAGCAGTGCTCTAGCTGTGTGTCATCATGTCATATTGCTGAGTCTATCTTTAAGTTAGCAAGAAATAATGGGTTTGACCAAATCAGTCTGTTTTGTGACAATAACTCTATTTTCCTTTTATTAGGTTGTAGCTGTGTATGGGACCTTGACTGACCTGTTATCTGTAGCAACCAATAAGTTGGGAATCAAAGCCTGTAATTTATACAATGGAAAAGGTGGTCTTATAGATGACATAGCGCTCATCAGGTATTGTTAACTTCCTTCAACACTTTAGTTTCATGCACTTGGAAGGTCCTTACTCCTGCCAATATTGCGTATTAATTTCTCTACTATTTCTTATTATTATAGGGATGATGATGTTTTGTATGTCTCAGAGGGAGACCCCTTTTTTGGTGAGTTTGTGTGCTCTAATTCTTTCCTTGCAAACCATTTGGTTTGAGATATCCCTCTGAATACTGTTATTATCTTAGACCCACAGAATGATGTCAGGGCTAGAGACGATCGGCCTGGGGCACACACCGATTGGCTGACGCTTAATATTGGAGGGCGTCTCTTCACCACCACACGGTAAGCAATGAATGAGTTATTTCCATGGTCTATGAACATCAGAAGTCACAAATTAACATCTCTCTCAGTATTATTGCCATCCACTTTATCCTTTGGTCACTTCTTTCCTCACAAACTGATCTTTTTTTACAGGAGCACCTTGGTCAGCAAGGAGCCAGAGAGCATGCTTGCTCACATGTTTCGGGAGAAGGGTACGAATAATTAAGTCTGTCACATCTACCACTAACCCTGCCACCTTTTGTGATTTACCCATAATGATGTCCCTCTATCTTGCTCTGCAGCTGTATGGGGTAACAAGCAGGATGAATGTGGGGCTTACCTGATTGATCGCAGCCCAGAATACTTCGAGCCTATTCTTAATTACCTGCGACATGGCCAGCTCATTATCAATGAAGGAATCAATTTACTTGGTAAGTATGGCATTGATAGCCAGGACTTTCATTACCTTTATTCTATGATACTGCTCACAGATGAATGAGAACACTTCAGTTGTGCATGTTGAATACAGGTTTTAGATTTCTGAAATCTTGACAACATATTAGCTCAAATCGGTAAATTAAATGTGAATTTCAGGGATTTTGGAGGAGGCCCGTTTCTTTGGAATTGAGCAGCTTGCTGAGCAGTTGGAAGTAGCAATAAAGGTGAAAAACTCAAGCTACATATTTCAAATGATTTATTACATTTCAACACAGCATATTGATCCATGTCACCCCATGCTTTTCTCCAGAATAATGAGACACCTGAGGACCACTCTCCCATCTCTCGCAAGGAGTTTGTTCGGTTTCTGCTGGCTACACCCACCAAATCAGAGCTCCGCTGTCAGGTAAAACGCAACACATTTGCAACAAGGACAACGCACTGTTGAACATTAGATGCAGTCTAACTAACATGACATGTGAACCTGACAAATAATACATTTATCCACAAGGGACTTAATTTCAGTGGTGCTGATCTCTCTCGCCTCGACTTGCGCTACATCAACTTCAAAATGGCCAACCTGAGTCGCTGCAACCTGACACATGCCAACCTATGCTCTTCAAACCTGGAGCGCGCTGACCTCTCTGGGGCCAACCTTGATGTGAGCCCATAGCTCCTTCATTAGCCTATGAAACCTACCTGTTACAGCATGTCAACATTTCAGAAATGTGCAGTATTCTGTATGGACTGATTTTGTCTTTCTGTTTTAGGGTGCTAACTTGCAGGGTGTGAAGATGCTCTGTTCAAATGCTGAGGGGGCGTCTCTCAAAGGATGCAATTTTGAGGACCCATCTGGACTCAAAGCCAACTTAGAGGGTAAGCTTTCTAATTGATTTGTATGATAAGAGGAATGAGAAATATGGAACTGATAACACTTGTATAACCTCTGGTGTTGAACATCTGATTTCTGTCTTATTAGGTGCCAATCTGAAAGGGGTTGACATGGAGGGAAGTCAGATGACCGGAATTAACCTGCGTGTGGCCACTCTCAAAAATGCTAAGCTGAAGAACTGTAACCTGCGGGGTGCCACTTTGGCAGGAACCGATCTTGAGGTAAGCTGATGGCATTTAAGAGGATTAATCTTGAGACAAAAAAATGAAGTCAAATGGAATTAGACAGCTCTTGTAATGATTTTAAGTTTGTTGTTGAAGGTTTGTCAGATACCATGAAGTTGTCCATCCTAAGATAACTGTTTTATTACCGTGACATCTAAGATTAGTACCAAGAATACTGACTGTTGAGTTTCGTTTTACTCCTCACAGAACTGTGATCTGTCTGGCTGTGACCTACAAGAGGCCAACTTGAGAGGGTCCAATGTGAAGGGGGCCATTTTTGAAGAGATGCTGACTGCATTGCACATGTCTCAGAGTGTTAGGTAAATCTCCTGCACATTCCACCTGGGTTCAGGCTGGTTAATCTCATGGATGCCTGGCAAATGGTTTCTTTTGCCAGCCAATCCCACCCACCCCTACTATCAAGCTTCTTGGATCCTTGTGCAATACAGGTAGTTTTATGCACATCCCTGGCATTCCAGCTCATATACTAGCTTTAAATAATTTGCACTAGAGCACATTCAGGGATATTTGGTTCTGTTATGTATTGGACGCTTTTAACTGACTTTCCTTATTTTTCCCCAAAACATTTAATGTTTTTATGTATGTTTACTATTATGTCTGGATTAAATCCTaccttattacatttttttttaattctagaTGTATACACACTTTCTTGATTATTTAATGCAACATCTCTGAATGTCAAAGATTATTAAACTATAAGTGCATGAAGGTTTAAAGTAACAGTATAAGGGCATGGTGTGACTGTACATTCTTATCAATGTACTTAGTTTTATGCCAGATATGCTTTATAATTAggataatgtttttttttctaagCCAAAGCCATACTGTAGCATGATCAAAATGGCAAAAGAGTTTGCTGTTATTGCACCAcctaattatgctgtggatttcATTTTTCTTATAATACTGTGGCTGTTGAAACAGAATTTCAAGAATGCAATGTACTCTTCCTTGATTATCACTGAAATCAGAAGCTGCCTGTTGTTTTGTATGGTGTTCTCTGTGAATCTACCTCCTTATATTTTACCGCTTTCTGATTTATATCTAGTTGCATGCATTTCATGGTGGTTTTTGCCGCTTGTTGTATGAAAACCATTATTCATCATATCCAAATATGATAATCAAAGTGAATAAGATGTTTTTTAatcatgttactgtcatgttcAAGCTTGTGGATCACCTAGTTGTACGAGGAAGATAGTTGTATAACAACACTCCCATCACAATGAATTGCATATAATTCAATCATGTTTTGAAGTTATACTTTGCACAAATCTGTCTTAAATTAAACATTTTGTTCACTAACTTCTGTTTTACTTACTCGCAGGACACCAAAAAGTTGAATGTGTTGCTtgtggtgttttttttttatttttatttttttataaatctaGTGCTTACAAAACTTGTGCGTTTTATAAGGATAGCAAAACATTATCACTGCTGGACTGTGATTTTAACAATCTGTCAGTTTGTTTAAGAAAATGTTTGCATGTTTAAAGACTGTATTTTACCAGTCTAAgactgcagaattttttttctaGGTGTAGCTGAGACCTTTTTGAGATTCAATACTCTATTCCACAGTAGGCACTCTTTTGTCGTGATAATGAAGGCAATCATAAAGAATATTGCATCATGAGTGTGGAGATCGTCAATATCAGGACCTTGTAGAAAAGAACAATGGTTATTTATTTTGATATAACATATTGAAGAAATATGGAATGAAAGTTAGTTAAAGACTGGGGGTGTTTTTCTTCCTCCCCTGTCTATAATTATTGCACTCAAGcacaaaaatgtatttcaataaatTACTGTTATCAATAAACAAAAGCCACTGTAATTACAAATGAAATACTGTTATCTTTTCACTAACTTCCTAGAAGAACACCAAGACCATGTGCCTAATTCATTTTATCGTTGCTGCTGTAAAAGTGCACAATCATTCCCAAAGTGTTAAGCTTTTAAAAGGCTATTTGGGGTGCCTGGTCTCTGAAGTGGAGGTGCTTAAAGCTGCTCTGTAATATATTTTTGAGTGGAGCCTTTTTCTGTAATCCACTTTGTGTCCTCCTGCAGCAGTGATGGAACTGGTGGGTGTGGCACATGGGAAC comes from Salmo salar chromosome ssa20, Ssal_v3.1, whole genome shotgun sequence and encodes:
- the LOC106579866 gene encoding BTB/POZ domain-containing protein KCTD9, which encodes MRRVTVFVNGTSKNGKVVAVYGTLTDLLSVATNKLGIKACNLYNGKGGLIDDIALIRDDDVLYVSEGDPFFDPQNDVRARDDRPGAHTDWLTLNIGGRLFTTTRSTLVSKEPESMLAHMFREKAVWGNKQDECGAYLIDRSPEYFEPILNYLRHGQLIINEGINLLGILEEARFFGIEQLAEQLEVAIKNNETPEDHSPISRKEFVRFLLATPTKSELRCQGLNFSGADLSRLDLRYINFKMANLSRCNLTHANLCSSNLERADLSGANLDGANLQGVKMLCSNAEGASLKGCNFEDPSGLKANLEGANLKGVDMEGSQMTGINLRVATLKNAKLKNCNLRGATLAGTDLENCDLSGCDLQEANLRGSNVKGAIFEEMLTALHMSQSVR